In Triticum urartu cultivar G1812 chromosome 6, Tu2.1, whole genome shotgun sequence, the following proteins share a genomic window:
- the LOC125512508 gene encoding zinc finger BED domain-containing protein RICESLEEPER 3-like, translated as MVARRAAKHPNRDTNTVQVDVSMHDTSHTTTPMDEDGDHVIVSDDEEEDDVEEVEVLPSKRKLTSKVGLEMKKMRINSEWKAKCNWCPKVLTAGSRNGTKHLRLHLNICTLKKLKTKGGKTLSQSSLKVSAEEDGKVSMESYTFDQDYARVELGNMLVLHDYPLSMVDHVGFRRFVAALQPLFKLHTRNTIRYDIVGRYKMERKKAIEYMSMIQSRVAVTTDMWTSNSQKKGYMAITAHFIDESWRLRNILMRYIVVKALNIAPCLFSAFANSQTAVYVCIL; from the exons ATGGTGGCGAGAAGGGCAGCAAAGCATCCAAATCG TGATACAAACACTGTCCAAGTAGATGTGTCCATGCATGACACGAGTCACACAACAACACCAATGGATGAAGATGGAGATCATGTTATTGtttcagatgatgaagaagaggatgatgtgGAAGAGGTGGAGGTGCTACCTTCTAAGCGCAAGCTCACATCTAAGGTTGGGTTGGAAATGAAGAAGATGAGGATCAATAGTGAATGGAAGGCCAAGTGTAATTGGTGTCCCAAGGTACTTACCGCGGGATCGAGGAATGGAACTAAGCATCTTCGTTTGCATCTTAATATTTGCACTCTTAAGAAGTTGAAGACCAAGGGAGGTAAAACTTTGAGTCAATCCTCATTGAAGGTGAGTGCCGAAGAGGATGGGAAAGTGAGCATGGAGAGCTATACTtttgatcaagattatgctagagTTGAGCTTGGCAACATGTTGGTGTTGCATGATTACCCCTTGTCTATGGTAGACCATGTTGGTTTTAGGAGATTTGTTGCTGCCCTTCAGCCGTTATTCAAGCTTCATACAAGAAATACTATCCG ATATGATATTGTGGGAAGATACAAAATGGAAAGGAAGAAGGCCATCGAGTACATGAGTATGATCCAATCAAGGGTTGCTGTCACCACTGATATGTGGACCTCTAACAGCCAAAAGAAGGGATATATGGCTATCACAGCCCATTTCATTGATGAGTCGTGGAGGCTAAGGAACATTCTCATGAGGTATATTGTAGTGAAAGCATTAAATATTGCGCCGTGCCTATTTTCAGCTTTTGCCAACTCTCAAACTGCTGTGTATGTGTGCATATTGTAG
- the LOC125514529 gene encoding probable peroxygenase 5: MDARPRRASSSPAAATAAAALSLLLLFPMFLGGQASGYGDDSGAGGMTALQKHAAFFDRDKDGVVTFSETYAAFRALGFGFASSTLSATFINGVLGPQTRPENDTARMSIYIENIHKGIHGSDSGAYDSQGRFVPDKFDAAFAKHGKTVPDALTSAEVDELIAANRQPSDYAGWAGASAEWKLLYSIGKDEDGLLRKDAARGVYDGSLFARVVQERRASSLEETQA; encoded by the exons ATGGACGCAAGACCGCGACGGGCGTCGTCCTccccggcggcggcgacggcggcggcggccttgTCCCTGCTGCTCCTGTTCCCCATGTTCCTAG GGGGCCAGGCGTCGGGGTACGGCGACGATTCGGGCGCCGGCGGCATGACGGCGCTGCAGAAGCACGCGGCCTTCTTCGACCGCGACAAGGACGGCGTCGTCACCTTCTCCGAGACGTACGCAG CGTTTCGGGCCCTCGGATTTGGATTTGCTTCGTCCACCTTGAGTGCCACCTTCATCAATGGCGTCCTTGGCCCCCAGACCAGACCG GAAAATGACACGGCGCGCATGTCCATCTACATCGAGAACATCCACAAGGGCATCCACGGGAGCGACTCAGGCGCGTATGACTCCCAAGGAAG GTTCGTTCCGGACAAGTTCGATGCGGCGTTCGCCAAGCACGGCAAGACGGTGCCGGACGCCCTAACGTCCGCGGAGGTGGACGAGCTGATCGCCGCGAACCGGCAGCCCAGCGACTACGCGGGATG GGCGGGCGCGTCGGCGGAGTGGAAGCTGCTGTATAGCATCGGCAAGGACGAGGACGGGCTCCTCCGCAAGGACGCCGCCAGGGGCGTCTACGACGGCAGCCTCTTCGCCAGGGTGGTGCAGGAGCGGAGGGCATCCTCGCTAGAAGAAACCCAGGCATGA
- the LOC125512507 gene encoding protein SAR DEFICIENT 1-like, translating into MSVRRPRGEEEDDEQGSGGDYHQQRHGPRRIRPAAPLSFRSMVGRAMAVDTIEQIAMSLEPVIRRVVREEIQNIFSQHDHLPHRSLPLNIQEVDVSPRLKLSFAKKLMLPIFTNNKLVDATKNKIEIWLMDTRTNHHITQTETNEGSSTLKLEVLVLDGDFSCEDGMGWTDDQFTAATVKAREGRRPLLVGSTLNVAMNNQGVSMINDVAFTDNSSWIRSRKFRIGVCVMGASYYGPRIQEAVSESFIVKDHRGELYKKHYPPLLTDNIWRLKNIGKDGPIDKRLESEGVKNVQDLLKLQTVDPDKLKNLVGMSDRQWRTTLNHAKTCKMGRKSYIFKFEGCDVIFSPIGEISAARIGGQTCSLQHLQQQQMVQVKQLASRAYEQWDKLEEVVANDTELVTYEGLSSFPRGKPGSSCTLASDESIISSGSQSVEYLGKLGSRTPTSNATMASNSSNSLDSVVAIPASDAMYWIPSMAVDDDHFTWNNSTNLGCWDQVD; encoded by the exons ATGTCGGTGCGAAGGCCCCGGGGCGAAGAGGAAGACGACGAGCAGGGGAGCGGAGGCGACTATCATCAGCAACGGCACGGCCCGAGGCGGATACGGCCGGCCGCGCCGCTCTCCTTCAGATC CATGGTCGGAAGAGCCATGGCAGTGGACACTATCGAGCAAATTGCCATGAGTTTGGAACCGGTTATTCGTAGGGTG GTACGAGAAGAAATTCAAAACATCTTTTCTCAGCACGATCACTTACCACACAG GTCTCTCCCTTTAAACATCCAAGAGGTCGATGTCTCGCCTAGGTTGAAGCTTTCCTTTGCAAAGAAGCTCATGCTACCTATCTTCACCAACAACAAGCTTGTTGATGCCACCAAGAACAAAATTGAAATCTGGCTCATGGATACTAGAACCAACCACCATATCACTCAAACAGAAACTAACGAAGGCTCTTCAACACTGAAGCTGGAGGTACTTGTACTAGATGGCGATTTCAGTTGCGAAGATGGCATGGGGTGGACGGATGATCAGTTTACTGCTGCAACTGTGAAGGCTAGAGAGGGTAGGAGACCACTACTTGTGGGTAGTACACTCAATGTAGCAATGAACAATCAAGGAGTGTCCATGATTAATGATGTGGCTTTCACTGATAATTCAAGTTGGATAAGGAGCCGTAAGTTCCGAATCGGTGTTTGTGTCATGGGAGCGAGCTATTATGGGCCAAGGATTCAGGAGGCAGTGAGCGAAAGCTTCATAGTGAAAGATCATCGAGGCGAAT TGTACAAGAAGCATTACCCTCCTCTCTTGACTGACAATATATGGAGGCTCAAAAACATCGGAAAAGATGGACCGATTGACAAGAGATTGGAGTCCGAGGGGGTCAAGAACGTTCAAGACCTCCTGAAGCTTCAAACCGTAGATCCCGATAAGCTAAAAAAT CTCGTTGGCATGTCAGATCGGCAATGGAGGACAACACTGAATCACGCAAAAACATGTAAAATGGGACGAAAAAGCTACATATTCAAATTTGAAGGGTGTGATGTTATATTCAGCCCTATAGGTGAGATTTCAGCAGCAAGAATTGGAGGCCAAACATGCTCTTTGCAACATCTACAGCAGCAACAAATG GTCCAAGTGAAGCAATTGGCCTCCAGGGCATACGAGCAATGGGATAAACTAGAGGAAGTGGTGGCAAATGATACAGAACTTGTTACATATGAAGGCTTGTCATCGTTTCCTCGGGGAAAACCCGGTTCGTCATGTACACTAGCGAGTGATGAAAGCATCATCAGCTCAGGGTCTCAAAGTGTCGAGTATCTTGGCAAGTTGGGATCTAGAACACCAACTTCCAATGCTACAATGGCGTCTAATAGCAGCAACTCCTTAGATTCCGTGGTAGCTATCCCAGCTAGTGATGCTATGTATTGGATCCCAAGCATGGCCGTTGACGACGATCACTTCACTTGGAACAACTCTACTAACCTCGGTTGTTGGGATCAAGTTGATTAA